Proteins encoded together in one Bacteroides ovatus window:
- the nagB gene encoding glucosamine-6-phosphate deaminase, whose amino-acid sequence MRLIIQPDYQSVSLWAAHYVAAKIKAANPTPEKPFVLGCPTGSSPLGMYKALIDLNKKGIVSFQNVVTFNMDEYVGLPKEHPESYYSFMWNNFFGHIDIKPENTNILNGNAPDLDAECARYEEKIKSYGGIDLFMGGIGPDGHIAFNEPGSSLTSRTRQKTLTMDTIIANSRFFDNDINKVPKTSLTVGVGTVLSAKEVMIIVNGHNKARALYHAVEGAITQMWTISALQMHEKGIIVCDDAATAELKVGTYRYFKDIESAHLDPESLIK is encoded by the coding sequence ATGAGACTTATTATTCAGCCGGACTACCAGTCCGTATCTCTGTGGGCTGCACATTACGTTGCCGCTAAAATAAAAGCTGCCAATCCAACCCCCGAGAAACCATTTGTATTGGGCTGTCCCACCGGATCATCTCCTCTGGGCATGTATAAAGCTTTGATCGACCTGAATAAGAAAGGAATCGTTTCCTTCCAGAATGTGGTAACATTCAACATGGACGAATATGTAGGATTGCCGAAAGAACATCCGGAAAGCTATTATTCTTTCATGTGGAATAACTTTTTCGGTCATATCGACATTAAACCCGAGAATACTAATATTCTGAATGGTAACGCTCCGGATCTGGATGCAGAATGTGCACGTTACGAAGAAAAGATCAAGTCATACGGTGGCATCGACCTGTTCATGGGTGGTATTGGTCCTGACGGACATATTGCATTCAACGAACCGGGATCTTCATTGACTTCACGCACTCGTCAGAAAACGTTAACAATGGATACCATCATTGCTAACTCCCGTTTCTTTGATAATGACATCAACAAAGTTCCTAAGACTTCTTTGACAGTGGGAGTAGGTACTGTGCTTTCTGCAAAAGAAGTGATGATTATTGTAAATGGTCATAACAAAGCTCGTGCTTTGTATCATGCGGTAGAAGGTGCTATCACACAGATGTGGACAATCAGTGCATTGCAAATGCATGAAAAGGGTATTATCGTTTGTGATGATGCTGCTACAGCTGAATTGAAAGTGGGTACTTACCGTTACTTCAAAGATATCGAATCTGCTCATTTGGATCCGGAATCATTGATTAAGTAA